CGCGCAGAAATAACGATAGCCCCCCGAAAGGACAGATTGTTCGTTTGCACTCCGGGCAAGGCCAGACCAAACGGGCCGGCATGATGCACATGCCGGCCCGTTTGGTCTGGTTCCATTTCGTGCCCAGGAAAAAAAAGGGAACAGGGCTACGGCTGCTGCTTGCCGGGCCCATTGTCAAAGCGAGCCGCTTCAGCCGATTTCCATGCGTTCCCAGCTGAAATCGTTGAGATCCAGCGCTCCCATGAACCCTTGGAGCGCCGCCCCGTGCCCGGTAAGGATATTGACCGCCTCGGCGCTTTGCATTCCAGCCAACACAGCCACCCCATGGGGCAAACACCCCATATCCTCTTCAGCCCCTTGCTCATCCGTCCATAACGCCCGCAGCCCCGCATCGCCCGGAGCGATTGTAGCCACAACCCCGGTTGCCCCGGCCACAGCGGCACTGACCACAGTCAGGCCGAGTTCGGCCGCAGCCCGGTGCAAGGCCAGGCGCACACGTGTCCCGCCCAGGGCATCGATCACCAGGTCGCTCCCCTCAAGCCACTGCAAAAACCCGTCCTGGTCGAGCGTGGCCAATGTAGCTGAAAAGGCGACAGCCGGGTTGATCTCTTCGACCCGCAGCGCAGCTGCCTCGGCTTTGGCTTGTCCCAGAGTCGATTGTCCAGAAAGGAGTTGGCGGTTCAAGTTGCTGGACTCAAAAATATCGCCATCCACTCCACGGATTGAGCCAACCCCGCAGCGGGCCAGCAATTCCAGGACATAGCCGCCCAGCCCGCCAAGGCCTGCCAGGGCAACAGTGCTGCGATGGAGCAGGAGCTGTTCCGCTACCTGGAGAGCCGCCCAATTGCGGCGGTACCGCTGCGGCAAGATATCCAGTTCCAGGGCCGCGCCCTCAACATCGTGAAGGCTGACCCCAGTGCGAGCGGCTATTTCTGAACCGCTTTGCTCGGGAAGGATGCGCAGCACTGCCGTTTCCGAGACAGCTGCGGCACGGATCTCTTTGTCCAACTGCTCCATAGCACGGCCCTCAAGAATGTTTCTCCAACCGGCCGCTGTACCGTGGTTTCCTGTTGCGTGGCCGGCAAAGAGAGTTAATCGTCGTCAATCCAGTTCAAGGTCCTCTCGACCGCCTTCCCCCATCCGGCATAGAGCTTGGCCCGGTGGCCGGCTTCCATGGCGGGCTCCCACCGCTTGTCCTCCACCCAATTGTTGCGCAATTCCTCACGGCCGGACCAGAACCCGGAAGCAATGCCTGCGGCATAGGCAGCGCCGAGACAGGTCGTCTCAGCGACCTGCGGACGGATCACCGGCACATCGAGGATGTCGGACTGGAACTGCATCAGCAACTCGTTCTGGACCATGCCGCCGTCCACCTTCAACCGTTTGAGGGTCACGCCGGAATCCTTGTCCATGGCTTCGACAATGTCCTTGGTCTGATAGGCTGTGGCCTCCAGAACGGCCCGGGCCAAATGGTGCTTATTGGCGTAGCGTGTCAGCCCTGTAATGACACCGCGGGCGTCTGGACGCCAATAGGGGGCAAACAGTCCGGAAAAGGCAGGCACGACATAAACGCCCCCCGTGTCTTCGACCTGGGTGGCCAATTCCTCGATCTGAGAAGCGTCCTGGATCATCCCCAGATTGTCGCGCACCCACTGCACAAGAGCCCCGGCGATGGCGATCGAGCCTTCCAGACAGTACGACGGTTGCCGGCCGCTGAACTGATAGGCCAAGGTTGTGATCAGGCCGTGCCTGGAAGGAATCGGTTCATGTCCGGTGTGCAGCAGGAGAAAACAGCCGGTGCCGTAGGTGTTCTTGGCCTCCCCGGGCTCGAAACAGGTCTGCCCGACCAGGGCGGCCTGTTGGTCCCCAACCGCTCCGCACACCGGGACCCGGGCACCGAGGGGACCGCTCTCCGAGGTCGGTCCCCAGGAGCGATCATCGCTGGAGGGGACAATCCGCGGCAGGCCTTGTCTGGGGATGCCCAGCACCTTCAAGATGGAATCGTCCCACTGCAGGGTCTGCAGATCCATGAGCATGGTCCGGCTGGCGTTGGTCACATCCGTGACATGGGCCCCGCCTTTCGGGCCGCCGGTCAGCCACCAGATAATCCAGGTCTCCATGGTCCCGAACAGAGCGTCCCCCGCCTCGGCAGCTCGTCTGGCCTCAGGGACCTGGTCCAGAATCCATTTGATCTTCGGGCCGGAAAAATAAGTCGCCACCGGCAGTCCGGTGGTTTCGCGAAACCGGTCTTGCCCCCCCTCTCGGATCAATTCCTTGCAGATGTCGTAGGTCCTGGCGCATTGCCAGACCACGGCGTTGAAAAACGGCTTGCCGGTATTGCGGTCCCAGACCACCGTGGTCTCTCGCTGGTTGGTGATCCCAATGGCCGCCAGTTCCTTTCCGGATATCCCTGCCTTGGTCAAAGCTCCGCGGATAACCTCCTGGGTGTTGTCCCAGATTTCCATGGGGTCGTGTTCCACCCAGCCGGGTTGGGGAAAAATCTGCTGGTGTTCCTTTTGATCCTGGCCGACGATACGCCCGGCTTTGTCAAAAATGATGAATCGACTGCTGGTCGTTCCTTGGTCCACGGCACCGATATATTGCGGCATACCTCTCTTCCTTCCTGCTCCGGGTCTCAAACCAGGCGACCCCGGTCCCGGATACCCGGAACCGGGGTCGCTTGTGTCTGCGCTTCGCAAGCGAACGCGTCAGATCTCTCTGCCTATTGGTTCTTCCATTTCTTCAGCATTTCGTCATAGGGCATGGTTTCCGGCTCTTCTTCGGAGCGGACCGGCTTGGGTGAGCCGGGCTGGGAAAGCCAATATTCCCGGGACTTTTTGGGATTGAGTTTCGGAGAATACTGGTTGAGCCGCATTTTCCCCATCAGGTCGTCCATTTTATAGGCCAAACTGTCCATCGCTTCCTGGGGTGTGGCTTCACCGGTAACGGCCAGGGCGACATTTTTCCACCACTGCTCGGCCAGAAGCGGATAATGGGGCACATTCGGCCCGGAGTCGGTCCACATATGCTCCACCGGGGACTTGTAGAAGGTCACGATTCCGCCGTACGTCCCTTTTTCCTCTTCCTTGGCCAGGTAATCGGAAAAAACCGTGGATTTCCGGATGGGGGTGCGACCCACGAGGAATTTCTTCAGACACACCGACTTGGACACGCAGAATTGGGCCCACAGCCAAGCGGCCTTGCGGTACTTTCCTGTCACACTGTCCTTCAGGATCGTCCAACTGCCGGCATCCTGATAGCCAACCTTCATTCCTTCATCCCAGTATTTGCCGTGCGGTGTCGGGGCCACACGCCAGACCGGCTTGCCGGTAGCGTCTGTGACCGGGCTGTCCGGTGAATTGAAGGCCGGGTCGGAGAGCCAGGTGATGTACTGGAAAACCCGCTGCGCCACATTGCCGCGGGCAGGGGTTGGCCCTGCTTCAGACCAGGTCATGGAAGCGGCGTAGGGGGGAGCGTACTTCTTGAGCCATTCGACATACTTGGTCGTCGCGTAGACCGCGGCCGGACTATTGGCCGCACCACCACGCTCAACACTGGCCCCCACAGGGGTTTTGCCGTCGACCCGGATGCCCCATTCATCCACGGGGTACCCGTTGGGCAGCCCTTTATCTCCGACACCGGCAATAGACAGCCAAGCGTCGGTAAACCGCCAGCCCAAAGACGGGGATTTCTTGCCATAATCCATATGGCCATACACGGTCTGTCCATCGATGGTCTTGCCGGTGAAGAACTCGGCAATGTCCTCATAGGCAGCCCAGTTCACGGGCACGCCGAGTTCATAGCCGTATTCATCCTGGAACTCTTTTTTGTACTTCGGGTCGGTGAACCAGTCGTAGCGAAACCAATACAGGTTGGCGAATTGCTGGTCCGGCAATTGGAGTTGGTTGCCGTCATAATCCTGGCCGAATTCCGGGTTCAGGAAATCGTCCAGATCCAGCATGGGGTTAGTGACCTCAGCGCCTTCACCTTTCATGTAGTCGCTGAGGTTCAGGGCACTGTCGAGGCGGAGATGGGTACCGATCAAATCAGCATCGTTGACGTAGATATCGTAAATCTTCCGTTGGGTCTGGATCTGGCGCTGGACCCGGTCGACAACCTCACCTTCGCCAATGATGTCATGGGTGACCTTGATGCCGGTGATTTCATAAAAGGCCTGGGCCAAGACCTTGGCCTCCCATTTATGGGTGGTGATGCCTTCGGCCACGGATTTGATTTCCAGGCCCTGCATCGGCTCGGCCGCCTGTTTGAACCATTCCAATTCCTGGCGTTGCTGCTTTTGGTTCAGCACCGAGGGTTGAAAGACGTCGACCCACTTTCCAATGGTATCCTGGGCCCCTGCGGAGGCGGGGACCAACAAAGCTAGGGCAATGACCAGTTGAACGGCCAAACCCACCCGACGTTTGCATACCATGACCTGCTCCTTGGCTACGAGTTCATTCGCGAAATGCCTTCCAACATTGCCTCAACCGATTCGATCCCTCCTTCGCTCATGGTTGAACTCTTTATCCCCAGAAATCCATCATTGCTTGAGTTCCCCACCACCGTCCCCGGTGCTGGATTGCTGGTCGCGTCGTTTCCGGTGCCTGTCAGCCAAAAAAAACCATCAAATCACTTCGTGCCGCGCTCTGAAGCGGCCTTTCAGCCCCAGATCCCTTCGATCGCAAACCAGACAATGGAAATACCCAACGGGGCCCACAATTGCGTCTGCCCCAAAAAGGCGAGCCAAATCAGAAAAATAGCGATCGTGGAGATGATGCCGATAAAAAACCGGTCCCCACGCGTGGTGGTGATGGGAAGAAACCCCTTCCGGGCCACTGAGGGCGAGAGCACATCCCAGACCGTCATGACCCCGATGGCCGCAAAAAGACCGCCAATTCCCAAAACGCTCGGCAATGTCCAATACATCCACGAGGTGAAATCCTGAAACCAGTGCAGCATGGATCAGACCCTTCCCAAGGCAAAGCCTTTTGCCAGATAGTTGCGGACAAAATAGACCACGATAGCCCCGGGGACCATGGTCAAGACCCCAGCCGCGGCCAGCAGTCCCCAGCGGACACCTTCCGCCCCAATCCCCACCGTCAACGTGACCACCACCGGTTTGGCTTCCGTGACCGTCAGCGCCTTGGCCAAAATGAGCTCAATCCAGGAAAAGGTGAAGCACAAGAAGGCCGCGACACCTATACCTGGGGCAATCAACGGAAAGAAGACCTTGCGAAAAAAACGGCCGAAACTATAACCATCGATAAAAGCCGTCTCATCAATTTCACGCGGAATCCCGGCCATGAACCCTTCCAGGATCCAGATGGCCAGAGGGATGTTGAACAGACAGTGCGCCAGGGCCACCGCCCAATGTGTGTCATAAATATGCATGGTGTAGTAGAGTTCCGTAAACGGAACCATAAATACGGCGGCAGGAGCCATACGATTGGTCAGAAGCCAGAAAAACAGATGATGATCACCTCTGAATTTCCATCTGGAAAAGGCATATGCCCCAGGCACAGCCGCGACAAGGGTGATAAGGACATTCAAGCAGACATAGACAATGGAGTTAAAAAAACTGTTGCGCCAGATTGAGGATGTAAATATCTCGATATAATTTTTCAGTGTCGGATCTTTGGGCCAAAAAGTGAGCTGTTTGAGAATTTCGTTATCTGTCTTCAATGAGGTATTGATCATCCAGTATATGGGGACAGCCAAAATGATGAAGTACGCGAGCAGGCCTAATGTCCGTTTCTTCATTTCTGCTCCCCTTTGCCGATATTGCTCATGAGTTGGAAGAAAATAAAACTGAGAACAATGACGATAAACAGATAAATAATAGATGACGCACCGGCGTAGCCGAGTTCATACGATTCGGCCTTCCGGGCCACGTGCAGGCTCAAAAACGTCGTCGAACTCCCTGGCCCGCCGCCGGTCAAGAGCAGGGGCTCGGCATAGATCTTAAAGGAATCCATAAATCTGAGCAGCACACCTATAATCAATACGGGGCGGAGCTTGGGCAGGGTCACATACCGGAATGTCTGCCAGGTCGAGGCCCCATCGATTTGAGCGGCCTGATAGTAGGCGTCGGGGATGGCCTGCAGGCCAGCGTAACACAACAGCACCACCAGCGGGGTCCAATGCCAGACATCGATCAAGAACACCGTCAGGGATGCATCAATAGGATCCAGGGCCACATTGAAATTGTAACCGACCAGTTCACACAGGGCCGGGATAACACCGATGGAGGCCTGGGTGAACAACCTGGCGATGATCCCGACCACATTGAACGGGATCAGCAGGGGGATGCCTAACAGGACCAGACAGACCGCGACCCACGGGCCCCTCTTGGGCATGGCCAAAGCCACCATGACCCCCAGGGGGACCTCCACCAGCAAAACCAGAGAGCTGAAAACAAGCTGCCGGACCAGGGCGCCTTGAAAGGCCGGGTCCTGCAAGACCTCGGCATAATTCTCAAACCCCACGAAGGTCGGCGCTGAACCGGCAAAAATATAGTGAAGTGAGTAATTGATGACGGTCATCAGCGGAATAAACGCGCTGATGGCCATCAAAACCAGTGCTGGAACCAGAAAGAGCCACGCCCTGTTCTTCATGCCCTGCCCCATACGTCGTCGTGTGTGAAACGAGCCGCTCTCATCGCCGCAACCTTGCGGGACGCCCGGCCCTTTGACAAAGCCTGAACCGATTTCCTTTGACAGCCGCGGCCCTGCCGGGTGTCCGGAAACGAATCGTCATATTATGCGTTTCGCGCCTTGGAAAAGTTTCATTTTATCCTCTCTGAACGTGACACCAACCTCATCGCCCTCCTGACGGCGCACCGCCTCTGAGACACGAGCCTTGATCCGGATATCTCCCTGCCAGAGCGTGAAAATCCGGTACGCCCCCGTATCCTCGATGACTTGAACCTGGCACGGGGCGCCTTGCTGCGCATCCTGATGGACGTGAACGAACTCGGGGCGGATACCAAGACCAAATTGCTCGCCCTGATGATCGCGCACAACATCCCGCCATGCTTGGGGCACCGGAAATGTCAGCTGGTCGCGGCAGACAAAGCGCTCCCCTTCCAGGTGGCATTCAAAGAAATTCATCCCCGGACTGCCGATAAAATAGCCGATGAAGGGATCCTGCGGTTCATCGTGAAGTTCCTGGGGCGTGCCGTTTTGAACCAGAACCCCGTCCCGGATGACGGTCACCTGATCGGCAAACGTCAGCGCCTCATGCTGGTCATGGGTGACATAAATCATCGTCCTGCCGAGTTCTTCCTGAACCTCTTTGAGCTTGCGCCGCAAATACCATTTGAGTTTCGGGTCGATGACCGTCAGCGGCTCGTCGAGCAATATCGCGGCCGTGTCCTCGCGCACGATTCCGCGCCCCAGGGAAATTTTTTGTTTATCCGCGGGATTGAGCTTGGCAGCTGCGGCCTTGAGCAGATCTGTCAGGTCCAGGATCTCGGCCACCTCCCGGACTTTGGCATCAATCTCCTGCCGGGGATATTTGGC
The sequence above is drawn from the Desulfohalobium retbaense DSM 5692 genome and encodes:
- a CDS encoding HesA/MoeB/ThiF family protein; protein product: MEQLDKEIRAAAVSETAVLRILPEQSGSEIAARTGVSLHDVEGAALELDILPQRYRRNWAALQVAEQLLLHRSTVALAGLGGLGGYVLELLARCGVGSIRGVDGDIFESSNLNRQLLSGQSTLGQAKAEAAALRVEEINPAVAFSATLATLDQDGFLQWLEGSDLVIDALGGTRVRLALHRAAAELGLTVVSAAVAGATGVVATIAPGDAGLRALWTDEQGAEEDMGCLPHGVAVLAGMQSAEAVNILTGHGAALQGFMGALDLNDFSWERMEIG
- a CDS encoding DUF2160 domain-containing protein, coding for MLHWFQDFTSWMYWTLPSVLGIGGLFAAIGVMTVWDVLSPSVARKGFLPITTTRGDRFFIGIISTIAIFLIWLAFLGQTQLWAPLGISIVWFAIEGIWG
- a CDS encoding ABC transporter ATP-binding protein gives rise to the protein MARIVLENVSHTYDTSDRPDSDKTFAVQGLDICWDNGTANALLGPSGCGKTTLLNIISGLLTPSQGRVLIDGRDVTTQQPRERKIAQVFQFPVVYDAMSVYDNLAFPLRNAKYPRQEIDAKVREVAEILDLTDLLKAAAAKLNPADKQKISLGRGIVREDTAAILLDEPLTVIDPKLKWYLRRKLKEVQEELGRTMIYVTHDQHEALTFADQVTVIRDGVLVQNGTPQELHDEPQDPFIGYFIGSPGMNFFECHLEGERFVCRDQLTFPVPQAWRDVVRDHQGEQFGLGIRPEFVHVHQDAQQGAPCQVQVIEDTGAYRIFTLWQGDIRIKARVSEAVRRQEGDEVGVTFREDKMKLFQGAKRII
- the glpK gene encoding glycerol kinase GlpK, which codes for MPQYIGAVDQGTTSSRFIIFDKAGRIVGQDQKEHQQIFPQPGWVEHDPMEIWDNTQEVIRGALTKAGISGKELAAIGITNQRETTVVWDRNTGKPFFNAVVWQCARTYDICKELIREGGQDRFRETTGLPVATYFSGPKIKWILDQVPEARRAAEAGDALFGTMETWIIWWLTGGPKGGAHVTDVTNASRTMLMDLQTLQWDDSILKVLGIPRQGLPRIVPSSDDRSWGPTSESGPLGARVPVCGAVGDQQAALVGQTCFEPGEAKNTYGTGCFLLLHTGHEPIPSRHGLITTLAYQFSGRQPSYCLEGSIAIAGALVQWVRDNLGMIQDASQIEELATQVEDTGGVYVVPAFSGLFAPYWRPDARGVITGLTRYANKHHLARAVLEATAYQTKDIVEAMDKDSGVTLKRLKVDGGMVQNELLMQFQSDILDVPVIRPQVAETTCLGAAYAAGIASGFWSGREELRNNWVEDKRWEPAMEAGHRAKLYAGWGKAVERTLNWIDDD
- a CDS encoding ABC transporter substrate-binding protein; the protein is MVCKRRVGLAVQLVIALALLVPASAGAQDTIGKWVDVFQPSVLNQKQQRQELEWFKQAAEPMQGLEIKSVAEGITTHKWEAKVLAQAFYEITGIKVTHDIIGEGEVVDRVQRQIQTQRKIYDIYVNDADLIGTHLRLDSALNLSDYMKGEGAEVTNPMLDLDDFLNPEFGQDYDGNQLQLPDQQFANLYWFRYDWFTDPKYKKEFQDEYGYELGVPVNWAAYEDIAEFFTGKTIDGQTVYGHMDYGKKSPSLGWRFTDAWLSIAGVGDKGLPNGYPVDEWGIRVDGKTPVGASVERGGAANSPAAVYATTKYVEWLKKYAPPYAASMTWSEAGPTPARGNVAQRVFQYITWLSDPAFNSPDSPVTDATGKPVWRVAPTPHGKYWDEGMKVGYQDAGSWTILKDSVTGKYRKAAWLWAQFCVSKSVCLKKFLVGRTPIRKSTVFSDYLAKEEEKGTYGGIVTFYKSPVEHMWTDSGPNVPHYPLLAEQWWKNVALAVTGEATPQEAMDSLAYKMDDLMGKMRLNQYSPKLNPKKSREYWLSQPGSPKPVRSEEEPETMPYDEMLKKWKNQ
- a CDS encoding carbohydrate ABC transporter permease; translation: MKKRTLGLLAYFIILAVPIYWMINTSLKTDNEILKQLTFWPKDPTLKNYIEIFTSSIWRNSFFNSIVYVCLNVLITLVAAVPGAYAFSRWKFRGDHHLFFWLLTNRMAPAAVFMVPFTELYYTMHIYDTHWAVALAHCLFNIPLAIWILEGFMAGIPREIDETAFIDGYSFGRFFRKVFFPLIAPGIGVAAFLCFTFSWIELILAKALTVTEAKPVVVTLTVGIGAEGVRWGLLAAAGVLTMVPGAIVVYFVRNYLAKGFALGRV
- a CDS encoding carbohydrate ABC transporter permease, whose translation is MKNRAWLFLVPALVLMAISAFIPLMTVINYSLHYIFAGSAPTFVGFENYAEVLQDPAFQGALVRQLVFSSLVLLVEVPLGVMVALAMPKRGPWVAVCLVLLGIPLLIPFNVVGIIARLFTQASIGVIPALCELVGYNFNVALDPIDASLTVFLIDVWHWTPLVVLLCYAGLQAIPDAYYQAAQIDGASTWQTFRYVTLPKLRPVLIIGVLLRFMDSFKIYAEPLLLTGGGPGSSTTFLSLHVARKAESYELGYAGASSIIYLFIVIVLSFIFFQLMSNIGKGEQK